The DNA region CGTCGTCGACCACGGGCTCCAGCCCGAATCTGCCCAGACGGCTGCTCGCGCGGCGCAGCTCGCGTTGGACCTCGGCTGCTCGGGGTCGCGCGTGCTGCCCGTGACCGTCAACGGCGCAGGCGGATTGGAGGCCGCTGCCCGCACGGCCCGGCAGGCGGCGTTGCGGCAGGCTGGGGCCGGTTCGCCTGTGCTGCTCGGGCACACCCTGGACGATCAGGCGGAGACGGTGCTCCTCGGCCTCGCCCGAGGCTCAGGCCCTCGGTCGATCCAGGGCATGCGCGCCTGGGACGACCCATGGGGGCGCCCGCTGCTCGGCGTGCGGCGCGCGATGACCAGGGCGGTGTGCGCGGAACTCGGGGTCCAACCGCATGAGGACCCGATGAACACGGACCCGAGGTTCGTCCGGGCCCGGCTGCGCGCAGAAGTGCTGCCCCTGTTGGAGGATGTGCTCCAGGGCGGGGTGGCTGAGGCTTTGGCGCGCACGGCGGACGCGGTGCGCGCGGACAACGGCCACCTCGACGAGGAAGCGGCGGCGGTCTACGCCAAGATCGGCGGCGCGAAGATCGCCGTCACCGATGTGGCGGGCCTTCCGGGGCCGATCCGGCGGCGGGTGTTGCGGCTGTGGCTCATGGGCAACGGGGCCGGGGCGCTGACCGAGACGCAGATCCGCTCCGTGGACGCCTTGGCGTCCGCCTGGCGCGGCCAGGGAC from Segniliparus rotundus DSM 44985 includes:
- the tilS gene encoding tRNA lysidine(34) synthetase TilS, which encodes MRLPVSSPAQPGGVVLWELRKALRAWLAQHAPAQARVCVALSGGADSLALTAALAREHTAVEALVVDHGLQPESAQTAARAAQLALDLGCSGSRVLPVTVNGAGGLEAAARTARQAALRQAGAGSPVLLGHTLDDQAETVLLGLARGSGPRSIQGMRAWDDPWGRPLLGVRRAMTRAVCAELGVQPHEDPMNTDPRFVRARLRAEVLPLLEDVLQGGVAEALARTADAVRADNGHLDEEAAAVYAKIGGAKIAVTDVAGLPGPIRRRVLRLWLMGNGAGALTETQIRSVDALASAWRGQGPVAVPAAGPQGGGRRLMARRSYGRLELEIR